The Planococcus halocryophilus nucleotide sequence TTTCAGATCATTATTAAAAGCAAGGTTAATTGTCTTAATCGCATAATCCGTAGCTACCATTGCATGGCCTCTCATATGACCAACCCCGATGGCTTGCCCAACAGCCCTTGCCGCAGTCCTGGCTGTTTCTTCTTTACATTGTCTGGCGACTTGATGGACTTTAAAACCAGCTTGTCTAACTTGATGAACTGTTGCCTCATCTTTTTGCCAGAGTTTATTTATTTTAATTGCATTTAGTATTTTTGCATCTTGAGGAAATTCTTGTTCGAGATAAGGAAGTATATGCTCTGCGACACTAATTGCCCATTTAGCCAGTTCTATTTGATCAAGTAGTTCAGTGTTTTCCACTATTTCATTTCGTAATTCTGCATCATCAACAATTTTGATTTTGGGTTTACTTTCCATAAAGATCCCCCTAGCTTTGCTTTGTAAAGATAGGTCTCTTTAAAATTGCCTAATTGGTTATAGATAAATCTATCTTAATCACTCCATTAGCTAAAATATCATTTTACTTAGCCATTATATCAACAACTTCATCTATAGTCTTTTGTCATAAATATACCACTAGCTTATGTAAATAGAGGATTATTAAAACTTAAGGTATCATTCCAAAAACATTTAGATGTAGGGAAGCACCTAACTTCTTTTATAGAGAGAGTTTTGTTCACCGTATTCAAAATACTAATTACGAAGATTTTATGAGTTGCCAATATTTAAACTAAATTTATGCAACACTAATGGTATAAAACAGGCAAGTAAAGATGAATCCCTGCTGAATATGTAATAATTTACTAACAAATGATATTATAAAAAAGGTACCCTGCAGTTAGGCTGCGATTAGGTGACTTCGGTATTGTGCCGGAGTCATCTTTTTTAAGTTTTCTTAAATAATTCAAATATGGACGACAGAGGATTGTCGATAAAAAAAGTTCAAGTAATTATAAACCGACTCTATTTAGCCCAGTAAATCTATCTAAGCAAGATCAAGATAAACACGAGAGAAATTCAGCTATTTTTGGATGGTTTAATGCGTCCTATGGTAGTATAAATGGATTATAGGTAGGAGGGATAGGATGGAAAATAAATCAGCGTGGCTACTTATTGCAATCGGCGCTTCACTATGGGGTGTTATCGGAGTTTTTGTCACCTACCTTTATGAAGTAGGGTTTACGCCACTTGAAGTTGTCGCTGTGCGTGTGTTAACAGCTTCCATCTTTATGGTTCCTTATGTTTTGATGAAAAATCGGCAGTTGTTCAAAATAAAGGTGAAGGATTCTAGGTATTTCATAGGTACAGGTATTATTAGTATTGTTCTCTTTAACTGGTGTTTGTTTAGTTCGATGAGAGAGTCTTCTATTTCGATTGCTTTTATTTTGCTGTATACAGCACCTGCGTTTGTGACGATTTTATCGCGAATCTTTTTTAAAGAAGCATTAACCGCTCGCAAACTCACAGCCCTCCTCGTTACGTTAATAGGGTGCTCGCTTGTTATTGGAATCTTTTCTAGTTCTACCGCATCAATTTCACTTTATGGATTAATCCTTGGACTCGGATCAGGATTTTTCTATGCTCTCTACAGCATATTTGGAAAAGCAGCCCTATCAAAATATGACTCGTTAACCGTTACGGTATACACGTTTCTTTTCGCGACCGTGGCCATTGTCCCTTTTAGTGGATTAGGTTCGAAACTTTCTACATTGACGGACTTAAAAGTACTTGGACTGGTAATTGGACTTGGCTTTCTTTCAACAATGTTGCCATTTATTTTCTACACAAAAGGTCTTCAATATGTCGAGTCAAGCCGCGCCTCCATTATCGCAACAATTGAACCTGTCGTTGCTTCGGTTGTAGGGTTCTTTATTTTTAATGAAACGCTATCAACGTGGCAATACCTCGGCATGATCATGGTGATTAGCTCGGTCATTATTGTACAGGAATCCAAGAAACAAAAAGCCAATCGCTCCCAGCAATTTGACCAAGCGGGAGCGTAAGTTCGTTACACATACTCTTTACTGATCAATAGGAGGATCTAATGAAATTTATCATGCTATTTGGTCCACAAGCTGTCGGCAAGATGACGATCGGACATGAACTCGAAAAAAGCACATCGTTAAAACTGTTTCACAATCATATGACCCTTGAACTGTTGCATCCTTTGTTTGAATTTGGTGACGAAACGTGGCGGCTTTCAACCATGTTTCGTCAAGAGATCTTCAAATCTTTCGCCAAAAGTAAGGAAGAAGGCATGATTTTTACCTATGTATGGGCTTTTGATTGCCAAGAGGATTGGGATTTTGTCGAACAAACACGGTCGATTTTTGAAGCGGCCGGTGGAGAAGTTTATTTTGTTGAACTTGAGGCGGAAGTCACCGAACGTATGGAGCGGAATCGCTCGGCGCATCGCCTCCAACACAAACCTACAAAGCGAAAC carries:
- a CDS encoding putative immunity protein, producing the protein MESKPKIKIVDDAELRNEIVENTELLDQIELAKWAISVAEHILPYLEQEFPQDAKILNAIKINKLWQKDEATVHQVRQAGFKVHQVARQCKEETARTAARAVGQAIGVGHMRGHAMVATDYAIKTINLAFNNDLKKAREEREWQLRELYKYIQGGKFD
- a CDS encoding DMT family transporter; translation: MENKSAWLLIAIGASLWGVIGVFVTYLYEVGFTPLEVVAVRVLTASIFMVPYVLMKNRQLFKIKVKDSRYFIGTGIISIVLFNWCLFSSMRESSISIAFILLYTAPAFVTILSRIFFKEALTARKLTALLVTLIGCSLVIGIFSSSTASISLYGLILGLGSGFFYALYSIFGKAALSKYDSLTVTVYTFLFATVAIVPFSGLGSKLSTLTDLKVLGLVIGLGFLSTMLPFIFYTKGLQYVESSRASIIATIEPVVASVVGFFIFNETLSTWQYLGMIMVISSVIIVQESKKQKANRSQQFDQAGA
- a CDS encoding AAA family ATPase, translated to MKFIMLFGPQAVGKMTIGHELEKSTSLKLFHNHMTLELLHPLFEFGDETWRLSTMFRQEIFKSFAKSKEEGMIFTYVWAFDCQEDWDFVEQTRSIFEAAGGEVYFVELEAEVTERMERNRSAHRLQHKPTKRNTEASELELIESMNKYRLNSLPNEIQEPNYMRIDNTHLCPKSVAVKVKDHFNL